A genome region from Actinopolymorpha sp. NPDC004070 includes the following:
- a CDS encoding SRPBCC family protein, with amino-acid sequence MSSEVSRTIAAPADQVWDVLADGWTYAAWLVGASHIRAVDAEWPAPGAKIHHSVGSWPLVLQDDTKVLSCEPGKLLELEARIYPAGAAHVRFQLTSLGPARTEVRMTEELTRGPAQHLPKLVQKLLLTPRNKESLARLASYVEGRVRTGRQSTP; translated from the coding sequence ATGAGCAGCGAAGTCTCGCGGACGATCGCCGCACCGGCCGACCAGGTGTGGGACGTGCTCGCCGACGGGTGGACGTACGCCGCCTGGCTGGTGGGCGCCTCCCACATCCGAGCTGTGGACGCCGAATGGCCCGCGCCGGGGGCGAAGATCCACCACAGCGTCGGATCCTGGCCACTGGTCCTGCAGGACGACACCAAGGTGCTGAGCTGCGAGCCCGGGAAACTTCTGGAGCTGGAGGCCCGCATCTACCCGGCCGGTGCCGCACACGTGCGGTTCCAGCTCACCTCGCTCGGCCCGGCACGCACCGAGGTGCGGATGACCGAGGAGCTCACCCGTGGACCGGCGCAGCACCTGCCCAAGCTCGTGCAGAAGCTGCTCCTCACCCCGCGCAACAAGGAGTCACTGGCCCGGCTGGCCTCCTACGTCGAGGGCCGGGTGCGCACGGGTCGTCAGTCCACCCCGTAG
- a CDS encoding response regulator transcription factor encodes MRCLLIDDSPRYLRAARALLEREGVAVVGMVQTAEEALAQVAELRPDVTLVDINLRGESGFDLARRLTSGDRPDRHSPVILISSHSADDFEDLIESSPAAGFLDKSNLSAAAIASLVEAGGD; translated from the coding sequence ATGCGCTGCCTCCTCATCGACGACAGCCCGCGCTACCTGCGGGCAGCGCGTGCGCTTCTCGAACGCGAGGGCGTCGCCGTCGTCGGCATGGTCCAGACGGCAGAGGAGGCGCTCGCCCAGGTAGCCGAACTCCGCCCGGACGTGACCCTGGTCGACATCAACCTGCGCGGCGAGAGCGGGTTCGACCTGGCTCGCCGGCTGACGTCGGGCGACCGTCCCGACCGCCACTCCCCGGTGATCCTGATCTCCAGCCACAGCGCGGACGACTTCGAGGACCTCATCGAGTCCAGTCCGGCCGCGGGCTTCCTGGACAAGTCGAACCTCAGCGCCGCGGCGATCGCCTCGCTGGTCGAGGCCGGCGGCGACTGA
- a CDS encoding response regulator transcription factor codes for MGRVVLADDDLLLREGVASLLGRQGFEVVGQAGDAADLLTMVRETLPDLVVVDIRMPPTHTNEGLDAARTIREEFPQIGILVLSAYVEAEHATELLATGQSIGYLLKTRVTDVGEFTETLRRIVKGGSVVDPTLVHELVSARRRDDPLDVLSSREREVLALMAEGRSNAGIARHLWVTEGTVEKHVQHILTKLRLPETGDDHRRVLAVLTFLEGSQGGT; via the coding sequence ATGGGACGGGTGGTGCTCGCCGACGACGACCTGTTGCTGCGCGAGGGAGTGGCGAGCCTGCTCGGCCGCCAGGGCTTCGAGGTCGTCGGCCAGGCCGGTGATGCTGCTGACCTACTCACGATGGTTCGCGAAACTCTTCCTGATCTGGTGGTCGTCGACATCCGGATGCCGCCCACCCACACCAACGAGGGGCTTGATGCCGCCCGGACGATCCGCGAGGAGTTCCCGCAGATCGGGATTCTGGTGCTCTCAGCATATGTCGAGGCGGAGCACGCGACGGAACTGCTCGCCACCGGGCAAAGCATCGGCTACCTGCTGAAAACCCGGGTCACCGACGTGGGCGAGTTCACCGAGACACTGCGGCGAATCGTCAAGGGAGGTTCGGTCGTCGATCCCACCCTCGTGCACGAACTCGTCTCCGCCCGGCGCCGTGACGACCCGCTGGACGTACTCAGCAGCCGGGAACGCGAGGTTCTCGCCCTGATGGCCGAAGGGCGCTCGAACGCCGGAATCGCCCGCCACCTGTGGGTCACCGAGGGAACGGTGGAAAAGCACGTCCAGCACATCCTGACGAAGCTGCGTCTCCCCGAGACCGGTGACGACCACCGCCGGGTGCTGGCCGTCCTCACGTTCCTGGAGGGCTCGCAGGGCGGGACGTAG
- a CDS encoding CHASE3 domain-containing protein, whose amino-acid sequence MAHLRRGLTGRLVAASCVVAVLLGSVFAALLLAVSDQRDAAALARRSEQILTTTSRMQALVLDVETGQRGYLLTGDRRFLQPWNTARAEIPRVGARLTDLTINPVRDRMAHQIVDSAQSYVRDYSVPLVALAGRDPKAARNLSLTLEGKRRADAIRAQIGRLSDSARGAAVARQERAAAAGRRAEVAAVIGMAGSALMVALLAAYLTRAIARPVRRAAMMAGELAAGDLSARLPETGAGEIRTLEHSFNRMGESLERNRDELAKLVEEQTALRRLSTLVARAVPPATTFATVTEEIGELFDADGTAMLRYESDGTATAVALWGQQDTSLPGVGSRAELGARTVPAQVRRTGRHARRDSYADSTGTALGPRELGVRSAVAAPIEVEGRLWGALTAFSTKERPLPRDAEARFADFTEIIALAIANAQARSELAASRARVVAATDRARRRIERDLHDGAQQRLVSLLLDLRGIEADIPDGRVRAEVAEVATGLTDAVDELREMARGIHPAILSEAGLAPALKALARRSSVPVELGLGVNTRLPQPIEVAAYYVVAEALTNAAKHAHASHVEVTTCERGGRVCVDVRDDGVGGASSGDGSGLVGLADRVEALGGVLKVTSPAGEGTRIHAELPVDSGQPAS is encoded by the coding sequence ATGGCGCATCTGCGGCGAGGGTTGACCGGCCGACTGGTGGCGGCGAGCTGTGTGGTCGCGGTGTTGCTCGGCTCGGTGTTCGCCGCACTGCTGCTCGCGGTCTCCGACCAGCGCGACGCCGCCGCGCTGGCGCGGCGGTCCGAGCAGATCCTCACCACCACCAGCCGGATGCAGGCGCTGGTCCTGGACGTTGAGACCGGACAACGTGGCTACCTCCTCACCGGCGACAGGCGTTTCCTGCAGCCGTGGAACACCGCCCGGGCGGAGATTCCGCGGGTGGGCGCGCGGTTGACCGACCTCACCATCAACCCGGTCCGGGACCGGATGGCGCACCAGATCGTCGACTCGGCGCAGTCCTACGTACGCGACTACTCGGTACCGCTGGTCGCGCTCGCTGGCCGCGACCCGAAGGCCGCCCGCAACCTGTCACTGACGCTGGAGGGCAAGCGGCGCGCCGATGCCATCCGTGCCCAGATCGGCCGGTTGTCCGACTCCGCCCGCGGGGCAGCTGTCGCCCGGCAGGAGCGTGCCGCCGCGGCCGGTCGGCGGGCGGAGGTCGCTGCCGTCATCGGCATGGCCGGATCGGCCCTGATGGTCGCCCTGCTCGCGGCGTACCTCACCAGAGCCATCGCCCGACCGGTGCGGCGGGCGGCGATGATGGCCGGCGAGCTCGCCGCCGGTGACCTGAGCGCCCGGCTGCCGGAGACGGGCGCGGGGGAGATCCGTACCCTCGAGCACTCGTTCAACAGGATGGGCGAGTCGCTGGAGCGCAACCGGGACGAGCTGGCAAAGCTGGTGGAGGAGCAGACCGCGTTGCGCCGGCTGTCCACCCTCGTGGCCCGCGCGGTGCCGCCGGCCACGACGTTCGCCACGGTGACCGAGGAGATCGGCGAGCTGTTCGACGCCGACGGCACGGCGATGCTGCGGTACGAGTCCGACGGCACCGCGACCGCTGTCGCGCTGTGGGGACAGCAGGACACCTCCTTGCCCGGCGTCGGTTCGCGGGCGGAGCTGGGGGCGCGGACCGTGCCTGCTCAAGTACGCCGTACCGGCCGGCATGCCCGGCGGGACAGCTACGCGGACTCGACCGGCACGGCTCTCGGTCCGCGTGAGCTCGGGGTGCGCTCGGCGGTGGCCGCGCCGATCGAGGTGGAGGGAAGACTGTGGGGAGCACTGACCGCGTTCTCCACCAAGGAACGGCCACTGCCCAGGGACGCCGAGGCGCGGTTCGCCGACTTCACCGAGATCATCGCGCTCGCGATCGCCAACGCCCAGGCGCGTTCGGAGCTCGCCGCGTCCAGGGCACGCGTGGTCGCGGCCACCGACCGGGCACGCCGGCGGATCGAACGCGACCTGCACGACGGCGCCCAGCAGCGCCTGGTGTCCCTGCTGCTGGACCTGCGCGGCATCGAGGCGGACATCCCCGACGGCCGGGTGCGTGCCGAGGTGGCCGAGGTGGCCACCGGGCTCACCGACGCCGTCGATGAACTCCGCGAGATGGCCCGCGGCATCCACCCGGCGATCCTCTCCGAGGCGGGCCTGGCACCCGCCCTGAAGGCCCTGGCCAGACGGTCGTCCGTTCCTGTCGAGCTGGGCCTCGGTGTCAACACGAGGTTGCCGCAGCCGATCGAGGTCGCGGCGTACTACGTCGTCGCCGAGGCTCTGACGAACGCCGCGAAGCATGCGCACGCCTCGCACGTCGAGGTCACCACCTGCGAACGCGGCGGCCGGGTGTGCGTCGACGTACGAGACGACGGGGTCGGCGGTGCGAGTTCCGGTGACGGCTCCGGCCTGGTGGGTCTGGCGGACCGGGTGGAGGCGCTCGGCGGCGTGCTCAAGGTGACCAGTCCGGCGGGCGAGGGAACCCGGATCCACGCCGAACTACCGGTGGATTCCGGCCAGCC